Genomic segment of Flavobacteriales bacterium:
TAACCATCGGTTTAAAATGCGATGCACTTCCGGTAGAAATGGTGGTAAGAGGCTATCTTTCTGGTCATGCCTGGCGTGTTTATAGAGAGGGTGGCCGTGAACTTTGCGGGGTAAAATTGCCCGAAGGTTTGAGAGAAAATGACAAACTTCCAACCCCAATTATTACCCCAACAACCAAGGCCAAAGCGGGGCATGATGAAGACATTTCGATGGCAGAATTGATAAATCAGAAAATTCTATCAAAAAAGCAGGTTGAACAGTTAGAAGATTATGCCCTGAAATTATTTCAGTTTGGCACCAATCATGCCGAAAAACAGAACTTAATTTTGGTTGACACCAAATACGAATTTGGTGTGTATGACAAAAAAATTCATCTGATAGACGAAATTCATACACCCGATAGTAGCCGATATTTTTATAAAGACACCTATGATGAAATTCAGAAAAAAGATCAAAAACAGCGACAGTTGAGCAAAGAATTTGTGAGGCAGTGGCTTATCGAAAATGGTTTTCAAGGTCTTGAGGGGCAACTTATACCCGAAATGACGAAAGAATTTATCAACAATGTGTCGAACAGATACATAGAGTTGTACGAAAAAATATCGGGTAAGACCTTTGAAAAAAGGAGTTATGAAAACATTGTGCATGAAATTGACAATAGTGTGAATGCTTTTCTCCAAGCTAATAAAGGCAGTTTGTAAATTTCGGGCTAATTTTGGCCACATAATTTTCTATTAAAATCTATAATTGATAAAGAATGAAAAATACATTTTTAACTTTTGCCGCCCTTGCCATTAGTGCAGCTTCCTTTGGTCAAACGGTTACCTCATTTGCAGGTAAAGACAATGTTGACCCCACGAATAACTATACCAATTCCAATTCTACATTAAGTGAAACCTATTTTTACAAACCGGAAGGTATTTGTTGGGATGGAAATGGAAACATGTATGTTACCGAATCCAACAAAATAAGATTAATTATTGGAGACAACATTTACAACCGGAGCGGTAGATTGGGCGATATTTCTTTTTCGCAAAATTATTCAAACGGAGCTTCAACTGCCGCCGGATACTATGCACCAGCATCGGCTGTTTGCGATGCATCTGGCAATGTAATGATTGTGGATGCCGAAAATCATGCTGTAAGAAAATTGACTGCATTCGTAAATATTGGCAATCAGCAAACGGCAAGCACATTTGCAGGAGCACTACCACAAGGAGGTGCTGCCGGATATGGAACTCCGGGTTATAAAGACGCTACAGGTACAAATGCCCTGCTAAACTCGCCAAAAGGAATTGCCATGGATGCAAACGGAAACATGTACGTAACCGATTTTTTAAATGATTGTATCCGAAAAATAACTCCTGCCGGAGTAGTTACAACCCTTGCGGGTCAATCTGGCTCAACAGGAAGTGCTGACGGCAGCGGGGCAAATGCTCGTTTCAATAGTCCTTATGGCATTACTATGTTTGATGCAACAACCTTGATTGTAACTGATTACGGGAACTCTGCGGTAAGAAAAGTGAATATTTCTACTGGAAACACCACCACTATTTGCGGTGGATTGGGATACAAAGACGGAACATTGGCAAATGCTCGATTCAAAAGTCCGAGAGGTGTGGCCGTGGTTGACGGATTGATCTATGTGGCCGATGGAACCACCATTCGGGTGATAGACCAAGCCAACGGAACCGTTAGCACATTTGCAGGTAGCGGAACTGCCGCTGGAAATAGCGACGGCGTGGGTTCTGCTGCAAGATTTACGCAGCTTTACGGATTAGCTTATGATGGCAAAAACGGACTTTATGTTACGGATCATGGTAGTCATCAAATCAAAAAAGTAACCATTGACAACTTAGCTCCGGATGCTGATTTTTCGGTTAGCAAAACAGATATTGAAATTAATCAAGAGACCACACTTACCGATATAAGTGGAGGAAAGCCCGCAACTAAAAGAAAATGGACAGTTACGGCTCTTGATGGAACCACCTCAAACGTGGTGATTGTGCAAGGAGATGTAAATGCCGACAAAGCCATTACCGTTAAATTTTCGGCAACAGGGGTATATAAGGTAACTCTTGAAGTTACAAATGAGTATGGAAGTGATGTGGTAACCAAATCGAACATCAATGTGAGTACCGTTGGTATTGCGGAAGTTCTTGCTTCAGAAAACGTTACCATTTATCCAAATCCGGTTTTAGATAACCAAAATTTGACAGTTCGAGTTGAAAACCGTGATATGGTAAATGCCCAAATAGCATTATTTGATTGTCAAGGTAAGGTAGTTTATCAGACTGACGATATATCTGGTTCAGAAGCACAAATAAGCCTTCCTAAATTGTCAGCAGGAATGTATGTTTTGCTTGTTTCAGACAACGGATTCGTGGCTTCAAAACGTTTGGTTATCGAATAAAAATAAGATTATGACGTAGAAAGGTCGGCATCAGCCGACCTTTTTTTATGGAATGATTTATGTGCACTAATTTTGTATCATAATGTTGCTTAAATGAAAGCTCTAAAAAAAATTTCCTTGTGGCTAATTGTCTTGTTGGTTTTACTTACCGGAGCAGCCGTGGCTTTGCCCATTATTTATAAAAAAGACATAGTTAATTACATAAAACAAGATCTCAACAAAACATTAAATGCCCAAGTGGCTTTTGACGAGGATATTTCAATCAATATTTTTAGGAGTTTTCCCGATTTAACATTAGGTATTAATGACTTTCTGATTGTCGGAAAAGCAGAATTTGACAAGGATACACTGGTATATTCCGACAACATCAAAACCACTGTTGATTTAAAAACACTTTACTATGATAGTAAGTTAAAAATCAAGCATTTATCGCTAAATAATCCATTAGTAAATCTAATTTCTACACCTCAAAAATCGAATTGGGATATTGTTGTTCCGTCAACCGATACGTCAACATCCGAAACAAACATTACTGCCGATTTTGATAAAATATTAATTATTGCCGGAGAGTTGAGATATACCGATACTGCCACAAATACTAAACTAAAAATAAACGGAATAGACGGAAATTTTGCCGGAAATTTTGCCTCAGATACTTTCGATTTAAGTTCAGATTTCGACTGTAAAAGAGCCTATGTGAGTTACGACAACATACCTTATGTAAACAACATTCCACTTAAAGTAGATGCTGTTACGAGCATTAATATTACTGCTGAAAACTATTTGTTTAAACAAAACAATATATGGGTGGGAGATATGCTTCTTACGGGCGATGGAAGCATTGGTTTTGTAGGGGATGACATTGAAATTGATTTAAAATATCAATCGTCAAAAGCCGATTTTCAGCAGTTGTTGAGCCTTGTTCCGGAATATTACAGAAGTGATTTAAACGATTTTAAAACCAGCGGAAATGCAATAGTTTCGGGCACCGTTAGAGGAGTGGTAAGTGATACTTCTCTGCCCGGATACACCTTTAATATGGCTTTGAACAATGGCGAACTCGGCCACAAAAATTTAACGACACCTATTCAAAATGTAAATTTTGTTTTAGATGTCCAAAACCCTGACGGACAGGATAATAGTTTAATCGTAGATTTACAGAAACTTAGTTTTATACACAACAAAGAGCCTTTTGAAGCCAATTTGCTATTAAAAACACCCATGACCGACCCTTATATAAAGGGCAATGCCAAAGGAAAAATCAACCTAAAAGATATTGAAAACATGATGCCTAAAGACCCCAATAGGGTTATGAGCGGTATCCTATCCAGCGATGTAAGTTTTGCCGGGAATTATAGCTCCATCGAAAAAGAGGATTATACAAAATTTAATTCGTCGGGCAAAATTGAGGCCATAAACGTGGTATATAAAGATGAGGATTTGCCTCAAAAAGTAAACATAAGCAAAGGCCAAATCAATTTTACGAACAAAGGCGTAAATCTACCGTTTTTGGATGTAACCACAGCCAAATCGGATGTTTCGTTGCATGGTATTTTTGATAATTTTTTTGGCTATATACTTAAAAATGAAACACTTTCGGGCAATTTGAACGTGAGTTCAAATAATTTAATCGCCGATGAATTTACCGAAGAAACACCTACCGCCGCCAATGATACCGCTACGGATTTGACTATCGAAATACCGGGCAATATTAATATGGACCTGGTTTACGACATCAAAAACCTGAACTACGGAAAATACAATTTCAAAAATCTGGTAGGAAGCAGCAGGGTAGAACAAAATACATTGAAAATAAATCAATTAACTACGGGATTTTTGGGTGGTTTTGTCTCATTTAAAGGGTTTTACAACACCACAAATCCAAACAAACCGCTGGCTGATTTGCAATTGACCGTGCAGAATTTGGGCATCACTGAGGTGTTCAGTCAATTTGAAACCATTCGTTTGTTGGCACCCATTGGCAAGTATGTAAAAGGAAAATTCAACGGAACATTTAGTTTGAATACGAGCCTGTTAAAAGACTTTAGTCCTGATTTAAAAAATATTAACGCTACCGGAGCATTCAATCTTTTCAATTGCGATGTGGAAGGCCTTAAATCAGTCAATGAGTTGGCTAACAAACTGAATTATGAACCAATGAAAAAACCATTTAAAATCAAAGATTTGCTTTTGAGTTTTAAAATAAAGGATGGAAAAATAGAGGTCAATCCGTTTGATTTTCCTATTGGCGAGACACAATTTAATTTGGGAGGATATTCAAAACTCGATTATTCTTTATTTTTTGATGGACTGCTAACGGTGCCAAAAGCACTGTATATGAGCAACGTGTCCACCTATCGAAAATTTATTCCTCAAAATCAATGGGTAAATTTGGATAGCACGGATTTTAAGAATCTTCAATTTGCCGTAAAAATTATTGGAAACTTTACCAATCCAAAGGTTGAATTAAATTTTCAGAATATTAAAAAGAACCTAAAAGACGAAATAAAATCTCGGGTTAGCGATGAAGTAAACAAAAGAACGGAAGAGCTTAAACGTCAAACTCAAGAACAAATAGACAGAGCAAAACAGCAGGCAGATGCTGCAAAACGAGAGGCTGAAGCCCGTGCCAAAGCTGCCGCAGAAGAGCAGAAAAGGAAAATTGAGGAACAGGCAAAAAAGGAACAAGAGGCTGCCAAAAAACGAATAGAAGAGGAGCTAAAAAAGAAACGGGAGGAATTGCTCAAAAAACCTCCGTTTGGTAAATAAATTGGCAGTTGGGGTTTAAAAATTACTGCGTTATTGCCCCATCTTCAATGCTGTATCTACAATCTACCATATATGGCAATTTTTCCATTTGTTCCATTTCGAGGGTTAAAAAGCCAAATTCCTCCATCACTTTGCCGTGTAGCTTGTAAATTCCTTTGCCTCTAAAGGGAAATTTTTTGGCTATGGGCGGAAAATGAACTGTGTCAATCCATTGACCGGAAGGGTCGAGGAAGGTGCCAAAATTCATTGTTTTTCCATCAGAAGTGCGTGTGTTTTTTACAGTCACCAAATAGCCAAATAGGGTTATGCTTTTGTTTATGCAATGTTTCATGTCTTCGGCCAATAGTGGGTTATCTATTTTTTCTTTTAACAACTCAAAAGGAGTTTGCAGCGAAAATCCTAAAAGTTCTATCTCATCAAAAGTGTTTTCTAGCTGGTTTGATGAAAGCTCAGGAATGGTCAAGTTCTTTTGTTCATCAGCAAACAGCAAATTTTGTTTAATCTTTGGTTTTGTGTTGAGTTTTAAGTGAGCCTGCCACAGTAGGTTTCGTTTATTTTTTTTGGTAAATCGAAACGCATTTATCCGAATCAAAATATCTAATTGCTCAATGCCCACCGATATTCGGTTTATAAAATCATCAAGCGATTGAAAAAGTCCATTGGTTCGGCGTTCGTTCACAATTTGATAGGCTAAGTTGCTTTCTAAACCATTCAAAAAATGAAAGCCCAAATAAATATCATTGCCATAAATGGTGGTTTCGTAACTGCTTTTGTTGATATGTGGCGGATGAATAATTCCCCCTTTCATTCGGGCTTCGTGCAGATATATTTCTGACCGATAAAAGCCGCCTCCGTTGTTTATGGTGGCCACCATATATTCCAGCGGATAGTAGTGTTTTAGATACAAACTTTGGTAGCTTTCTATAGCATAACTGGCCGAATGTCCTTTGGCAAAGGCATATCCGGCAAAACTTTCTATTTGTTTCCAAAGTTCGGTGGTTTGTTGTTGGTTGTATCCTTTTTTTAGGCAATTGACAAAAAATGTGTTCTGCACTTTTTGAAACTCTTCCCGAGATCGGAATTTACCACTCATACCTCTTCGCAACACATCGGCTTCGCCCAAATCAAGTCCGGCCACATAATGTGCCACTTTTATCACATCTTCCTGATACACCATTACTCCATAAGTATCTTGCATCAAATCAAGCATTATGGGGTTGGCTTGTTTGCGACGTTCGGGGTTTTTGTGCCTCAAAATATATTCTCGCATCATGCCGCTTTTGGCCACACCGGGTCTAATAATGGAGCTAGCAGCCACCAAACCTAAGTAGGTATCAACTTCCAGTTTTTTTAATAACATACGCATGGCCGGAGATTCTACATAAAAACACCCAATACAATCAGCTCGGCTCACCATTTGGTTGATGTTTTTATCCTCAATAAAGGGTTTTACGTTGTGTATATCAACTAACGGAGCGTCTGGTTTATTTTGTTTTACAATGTGCAAAGCATCTTTTATTTTGCCCAATCCTCGCTGACCTAAAATGTCGTATTTATACAATCCCACATCTTCGGCTATAACCATATCAAATTGGGTGGTGGCAAAGCCTTTGGGTGGCAAATCGGTAGCCGAGAAGTAATGAATGGGTTTTTCTGAAATTAAAATACCTCCGGCGTGTATGCTGAGATGATTGGGCATGCCATACATATATTGGGCATATCGGTGGGTGAGTTGCGATAGTTTGTCGAGGTTTTCGTAGTTGTATTTTCCCGAACTAAGTATGTCTATTTCGTGGTTTGGAAGGCCAAAAACTTTACCCAATTCTCGCACGGCACCGCTGTGTTTAAAGGTATTGTAGGTGGCTAAAAGAGCAGTTTGTCCTTGTTTTCCGAATCTTTCAAAAATATATCGGGTCACATCTTCGCGGTCACGCCAGCTAAAATCAATGTCAAAATCGGGCGGATTGGCTCTATAAAGGTTCATGAAACGTTCAAAATACAAGTCAAGCTCAATGGGGTCCACGTCGGTTATCCCCAACAAATAAGCCACAATGCTGTTGGCTCCGCTGCCTCGCCCCACGTGGTAGTAGCCTTTGTGCTTGGCATAACTCACAATATCCCAGTTTATCAGAAAAAAAGGAACAAAATTCATTTGTTGAATCATATTCAACTCTTTTTCAACCCTCAATTTTATGGTTTCTGTAATGTGTGTGTAGCGGTAAGAAAGCCCGTCATTACACAGTTTTTTGAGCAATTCTAAATCTTGAGGTGCATTGCCACTGTAGTCTTTTTTATTTTGAGATGTTCGTTTATCCGAAAAATCAAAATGGATGCTGCACTCTTCCATTAATTTTTCGGTGTTTTTAACAATAAACGGGTAGTCTTTAAATTTGTCTAAAAGCTTCGTTTTATGAAGCATTATTTCATCTTCGTTGGTTTGTTGGTGGGCATTTAACTTGTGTAGCAGTGTGTTGTTGTCTATGGCTCGTAGCAGCCTATGAATGTTAAAATCGCGTTTGTTTCTAAACGTTACGGGTTGTTGAATTACCAATTTACCCTTTAACCGAAGTATGCCCCAAAAATGAATTTTGGCTAAATCCTGCCATTTTATGCCCACATATTCGTTTGGTTTTAGCAATACATTGGGGTGTTTTAAAATCTGCGAAAGCGGGTATATAACGGCAGCATGTTCAAAATGAGGGGCTTTTCGCTCGGCAGTTGTTTTGTTGTGCGAGTGATATGACAAAAAGCGGTTTAGCTCTAAAAACCCCTCATTGTTTTTGGCAATGCCCACAAACTGTTGCTCTACACCGTTTCTAAAATCAATGCCCACAATGGGTTTTATGCCATATTGCTGAGCTAATCGCACAAAATTTAAGCAAACCGAGGTGTTGTTTATATCTGTGAGGGCAATGCTTTTATACCCACAGTTTTGTGCTTGTTGCAGCAATTCTTCTTCCGAAAAAGTGCCATATCGAAGCGAAAAATAGGTATGGTTGTTAATGAGCATTACTGTGTTCTGTGAGCCAGCACTATGGGTGGTTCTCCATTAAAAGGGTTAAAATCGCTGCCAATGGTTTTTGCCCCAAGTGTGTTTGCCCGCATAATGGTGCGGCTGCCAAATCGGTTGCGAATGGCATCCATGGCATGATACAAATTGGCGGTTTTGGCCACATCATCAAACAACGAAATTTGATAGCTGCCACCGGTTAAATCGCTGTATCGAACGCCCACCAAACGAATCAATAAACGTTTTTCGTAGAGCCGCTCAAACATTTCCAACGTTTTCGGAATCAAAATATGGTCGGCAGATGTATAGGGAATTTTTAACTGTTTGGTGTATGTATTAAAGTCTGAATACCGAATTTTTACGGTAATACACGAGGTTATTTTATTTCCTTTTCGGAGCAGATAGGCCAAGTTTTCGGCCATGGCAGCCACCGTTGTTCGCAGTTTTTGAATGTCGGTAGTGTCTTTGCCAAACGTTCGTTCGTTCGACACCGACTTTCGTTCGTGATATTCAATAATAGGGCGGTTGTCAATGCCGTTGGCTTTTTCCCAGATTACAATTCCGCTTTTGCCAAACACATTTTCCATTGCTTCTATGGGCATTTGTTGGATGTTCCATACTTGTTTTAATCCCAAATTGCACAGCCGCTGAAAAGTTTTTTCGCCTATCATGGGTATTTTTTTTATAGAAAGCGGTGCCAAAAACGTTTTTTCAGTGCCAAAATCTATTTTTAGTTGGTTGTTGGGTTTTGCCTCGTTGGTGGCCACTTTCGAAACGGTTTTGTTGGACGACAAGCCAAAAGAAATGGGCAAACCCGTTTCGCGAGTAATTTTTTGGCGTAGCTCAGAGGCAAATTTGTAGGTGCCAAAAAATTTGTCCATACCCGTCAAGTCGGCGTAAAACTCGTCAACACTGGCTTTTTCAAGCAGCGGCACACTTTCTTTTAAAATGTCAGTCACCATTTTCGAAAATTTGGTGTATGTGCCGGCATTTCCTTTAATCACAATGGCTTCGGGGCAGAGCATTCGAGCCATTTTCATGGGCATACCCGAGTGTGCACCAAAAAACCGAGCTTCATAGCTGGCAGCAGAAACCACGCCTCTATCGCCGGTACCGCCCACCAGTATTGGTTTTCCGTTTAATCTGCTATCGAGCAATCGTTCGCAAGCCACAAAAAACGTGTCCAAATCCATGTGCAAAATATTCCTGCTCATTGTTTGGCAAATGTATTTTGAAGAAAGGATATATTCCAAAAAAGTGGAAATATTCCAAATGTGTAAACAATTTTGTTGTGGGGTTGAAAAGGTTTTTTGGGGAAAATAGGTGTTAAAACTCTAAACTTTCGTTCGTTAGGTCGGTTTTTAAATAGTTAAATTTAAGTCATGCATTTTCATAAAGTTCAATTTCAGGCATTTCGTCCCAAGTCTTTCCTTCTAACAGTCGTCCTGTTTTCTTTTTGTTTGTCCCGCCCCATTGCTTAAAGAAAAAAGAAACGTCAGCCTCCAAACACTGATTTTTTATATCTGTTACCCATTCTTCTTTCATAGGTCTTGGTTTTCTTCCACTTTCTCCTCCAACAATTACCCAATCTATTCCTTTCAAGTTCATATTTTGGATTGCTCCAATTAAAGGCTCACAAGAAAGAAATTTTACTCTTGCTCTAGTCTCTCGTAAAAGGTCAATACGCTTTGTTACTTTACTATTTTCTACAGAGACACCCATCCAAATATTATGTGTCCATTCTAGCCACCCTTCACTGTCATAATATCTCAGTATGTCGGCTCTTTTAGTCAGCACTTGAAAAACGTGTTGGGGGTTGTCTTTCATAACTTTAAACACCTTCTTAATAAATTCAATTGGAACGTCTTTGTGAAATAGGTCACTCATAGAGTTAACAAAAACAACTCTTGGTTTCTTCCAGGTATAAGGTGTTTCCAATTCATCTTCGTGAATGGCAATCTCAAAATTGTTTTTATACTTCTCAACGCCCATAGCTTGTAAACGCTTTGACATAACTTCTGCATAACAGAATTTACATCCTGCCGAAATCTTGTCGCAACCTGTTGTTGGATTCCAAGTCATTTCAGTCCATTCTATGCTCGATTGTGCCATTTCTATTTCTTTATCTGATAAGTGATTATGTTCTTCTTACGGAAAACGTTTTCATAAGTCAAATATGGTGTTTGTGTCTCATAATTTAGTTTCCCTTCTTTTTTGAGCCTTTTTAGGACTATTTCTGCGTGTTTCGGAATATGACCGCACTGGTATGTATAAATCAGAACCGTTTTATTAGTAACAGTATTTTTCTCTAACAACTTGTTTTCAAGGTCTGATTGAAATTTTTCAATTTTCGTCATTCTTTTACCTTCAAACAAGGTTAACTGATTTTTCGTATTATCATCATCGATGTCAAAGTCAGCTTCTCCGTTCAGTTCATTTCTATTCCAAGCTATTGTTAAAAATTTATGGACAGCTGCGTAGTTCTTTGCACCAAATACAATTCCATAAATGTTGGCATTTTTTTTAATCGAGAATGGAAATAATTTCAATTCAGTTTTTTCAGGAAGTCTCGACTTCATTTTATTCAAAACCAGCCTATGCATATTCCTATATTCTTCTGCTTCTAACTCTGAAAAATTAATCTCAAGTGCTTTCCTAAATTCTTCTGTTTTTCCGTAACGCTTAAAAAATGAAGAAGAAACAAAGTAAAGAAAGTCTGTTGTTTTTAGTTCTTCAAGTTGATTAATGTA
This window contains:
- a CDS encoding phosphoribosylaminoimidazolesuccinocarboxamide synthase gives rise to the protein MEALISTNYFFAGQTDFYRGKVRDVYTISNEIMVMIASDRISAFDHVLPAAIPFKGQVLNQIASLFLDDTKHIVPNWKLANPDPHVTIGLKCDALPVEMVVRGYLSGHAWRVYREGGRELCGVKLPEGLRENDKLPTPIITPTTKAKAGHDEDISMAELINQKILSKKQVEQLEDYALKLFQFGTNHAEKQNLILVDTKYEFGVYDKKIHLIDEIHTPDSSRYFYKDTYDEIQKKDQKQRQLSKEFVRQWLIENGFQGLEGQLIPEMTKEFINNVSNRYIELYEKISGKTFEKRSYENIVHEIDNSVNAFLQANKGSL
- a CDS encoding T9SS type A sorting domain-containing protein, which encodes MKNTFLTFAALAISAASFGQTVTSFAGKDNVDPTNNYTNSNSTLSETYFYKPEGICWDGNGNMYVTESNKIRLIIGDNIYNRSGRLGDISFSQNYSNGASTAAGYYAPASAVCDASGNVMIVDAENHAVRKLTAFVNIGNQQTASTFAGALPQGGAAGYGTPGYKDATGTNALLNSPKGIAMDANGNMYVTDFLNDCIRKITPAGVVTTLAGQSGSTGSADGSGANARFNSPYGITMFDATTLIVTDYGNSAVRKVNISTGNTTTICGGLGYKDGTLANARFKSPRGVAVVDGLIYVADGTTIRVIDQANGTVSTFAGSGTAAGNSDGVGSAARFTQLYGLAYDGKNGLYVTDHGSHQIKKVTIDNLAPDADFSVSKTDIEINQETTLTDISGGKPATKRKWTVTALDGTTSNVVIVQGDVNADKAITVKFSATGVYKVTLEVTNEYGSDVVTKSNINVSTVGIAEVLASENVTIYPNPVLDNQNLTVRVENRDMVNAQIALFDCQGKVVYQTDDISGSEAQISLPKLSAGMYVLLVSDNGFVASKRLVIE
- a CDS encoding DNA polymerase III subunit alpha, which gives rise to MLINNHTYFSLRYGTFSEEELLQQAQNCGYKSIALTDINNTSVCLNFVRLAQQYGIKPIVGIDFRNGVEQQFVGIAKNNEGFLELNRFLSYHSHNKTTAERKAPHFEHAAVIYPLSQILKHPNVLLKPNEYVGIKWQDLAKIHFWGILRLKGKLVIQQPVTFRNKRDFNIHRLLRAIDNNTLLHKLNAHQQTNEDEIMLHKTKLLDKFKDYPFIVKNTEKLMEECSIHFDFSDKRTSQNKKDYSGNAPQDLELLKKLCNDGLSYRYTHITETIKLRVEKELNMIQQMNFVPFFLINWDIVSYAKHKGYYHVGRGSGANSIVAYLLGITDVDPIELDLYFERFMNLYRANPPDFDIDFSWRDREDVTRYIFERFGKQGQTALLATYNTFKHSGAVRELGKVFGLPNHEIDILSSGKYNYENLDKLSQLTHRYAQYMYGMPNHLSIHAGGILISEKPIHYFSATDLPPKGFATTQFDMVIAEDVGLYKYDILGQRGLGKIKDALHIVKQNKPDAPLVDIHNVKPFIEDKNINQMVSRADCIGCFYVESPAMRMLLKKLEVDTYLGLVAASSIIRPGVAKSGMMREYILRHKNPERRKQANPIMLDLMQDTYGVMVYQEDVIKVAHYVAGLDLGEADVLRRGMSGKFRSREEFQKVQNTFFVNCLKKGYNQQQTTELWKQIESFAGYAFAKGHSASYAIESYQSLYLKHYYPLEYMVATINNGGGFYRSEIYLHEARMKGGIIHPPHINKSSYETTIYGNDIYLGFHFLNGLESNLAYQIVNERRTNGLFQSLDDFINRISVGIEQLDILIRINAFRFTKKNKRNLLWQAHLKLNTKPKIKQNLLFADEQKNLTIPELSSNQLENTFDEIELLGFSLQTPFELLKEKIDNPLLAEDMKHCINKSITLFGYLVTVKNTRTSDGKTMNFGTFLDPSGQWIDTVHFPPIAKKFPFRGKGIYKLHGKVMEEFGFLTLEMEQMEKLPYMVDCRYSIEDGAITQ
- the dinB gene encoding DNA polymerase IV yields the protein MSRNILHMDLDTFFVACERLLDSRLNGKPILVGGTGDRGVVSAASYEARFFGAHSGMPMKMARMLCPEAIVIKGNAGTYTKFSKMVTDILKESVPLLEKASVDEFYADLTGMDKFFGTYKFASELRQKITRETGLPISFGLSSNKTVSKVATNEAKPNNQLKIDFGTEKTFLAPLSIKKIPMIGEKTFQRLCNLGLKQVWNIQQMPIEAMENVFGKSGIVIWEKANGIDNRPIIEYHERKSVSNERTFGKDTTDIQKLRTTVAAMAENLAYLLRKGNKITSCITVKIRYSDFNTYTKQLKIPYTSADHILIPKTLEMFERLYEKRLLIRLVGVRYSDLTGGSYQISLFDDVAKTANLYHAMDAIRNRFGSRTIMRANTLGAKTIGSDFNPFNGEPPIVLAHRTQ
- a CDS encoding phage Gp37/Gp68 family protein; protein product: MAQSSIEWTEMTWNPTTGCDKISAGCKFCYAEVMSKRLQAMGVEKYKNNFEIAIHEDELETPYTWKKPRVVFVNSMSDLFHKDVPIEFIKKVFKVMKDNPQHVFQVLTKRADILRYYDSEGWLEWTHNIWMGVSVENSKVTKRIDLLRETRARVKFLSCEPLIGAIQNMNLKGIDWVIVGGESGRKPRPMKEEWVTDIKNQCLEADVSFFFKQWGGTNKKKTGRLLEGKTWDEMPEIELYENA
- the tcmP gene encoding three-Cys-motif partner protein TcmP — translated: MSSKNIHLKPFDKGTITKLEIFEDYAQAWIPTFVMQSATEIHIFDFFSGPGYDSENIPGSPIRLLYKINEHLGIIMSKKTKIVLHLNEFEPTKKKQEKFELLKENCNDYIDQNPKFKYFLTINYYNENAEELFFKLTPFISKFPSLVYLDQNGVKFISQEYINQLEELKTTDFLYFVSSSFFKRYGKTEEFRKALEINFSELEAEEYRNMHRLVLNKMKSRLPEKTELKLFPFSIKKNANIYGIVFGAKNYAAVHKFLTIAWNRNELNGEADFDIDDDNTKNQLTLFEGKRMTKIEKFQSDLENKLLEKNTVTNKTVLIYTYQCGHIPKHAEIVLKRLKKEGKLNYETQTPYLTYENVFRKKNIITYQIKK